One segment of Prionailurus bengalensis isolate Pbe53 chromosome X, Fcat_Pben_1.1_paternal_pri, whole genome shotgun sequence DNA contains the following:
- the NEXMIF gene encoding neurite extension and migration factor: MDNQQDKAVVASANGENALINGVKENDSEDQDVAMKSFAALEAAAPIQPIPVVQKETLMYPRGLLPLPSKKPCMQSPPSPLGLIEAPEHAANSASVNAISLTSGVTKGLHTWSLPSECEKAPFAIMEPAGMSALNGDCLMQPSRTCLGCFMESKDAVDPEPGISLKVGDLNKDYETCAVSDIGIQCINAGESMKYGEQLLSDQLLGFPLHKSRAGEKREAEKSDIDLEDPAQKSYYEALLLDKCNTEEALLANSNQDWGYFETFISESKIELLDLCSKNELSVNLFSEEDVDNYMFDDDESTLGSDVCSLKIRYESFQDNVRDKTTLLMQEDAQFNFFPSVFTTCPKRESKSGVLKQNSDLSQFKVPDVNIIWGEEDKNLDKKKGKEEGQEDKGVEKKDEKDNGEKFALNKPCSGTEVGQFKNPKQGHLANSLEASGNFSDDSSFIEVSYDAMGEIKDCSRYMARDTNSGNSSSQQNYGLRAKRKVRYSEDYLYDVDSLEGEKVNERKEWLPGGSKEEDDDEWCPKKRRKVTRKEPPVIIKYIIINRFKGEKNMLVKLGRVDSSETTVNLSENQLNKYAKLAPLKGFWQKKKKQRNSNIDSNKTPLCQKQNFEPGSFEVSFLPPARKRKSKLGNRHRIQRIPSVETSASGKQISFCSDQRQACTRKEDGAMKGTLKSAPLAVPSCANGSHLNDITGPDSVKVKAQDAGFKGPERKVLNKIKFKSEARLKSKKIKAGQESKSVVQMSPLLEDQSSTPNLKNEAIPGTSNSSHLSEFHEAKVAKNSTFLPTTCSSEMPLSSANVATSIPVIPGGYLQTLLDASDLSNNTGISYFAHHSPEQNESSLTQTEKSFVPLQPAQDCVLSSPSESELQQSSQNFKMESNNYGNVWPNKPTSGPQEFMAEVSREIAPTQSNEFGVSQVVSMENNLTSTTYNRICLSSGGSNCNKVLYASVQDTQLPSDDSYQLCHFNNGEICFPFQQGPANMDDDRLFSFDSMAQLSVNSSNYCSLSLKSCEKDGDDDITDDFLAHCSPKLVIQQSIDEITPLKESTDLLDISNFTPDKFRHSSLSEVSPPDTPSLSPQITRCESIKTLGTLKGFQEGVPGPLGNMEKIKWDCSTLSQQVQVDDGFTLNNHQFQFHMFNDEDSVSLLQKTPCLSTFNDPSGQMSTNNKVSKSRKKSSPSKSGALNQSSSQKNTRKKSLKANNKGIEKPPGKTSRQAPKSTKKGKYMAAINGEKMQVGIGRGGGQINNISSTGKTLTECIQHGGPVASMKMPTQKGLSGDWALGKESNPGWSDMNMSTNTNSLLDDDQREFQEPSYILSNIASGMADVQRFMMASIEPLWEPMEHHGDPNIFYSPESNSLKLKTLKILAGTPQESKKKVNSGSPGGTKNHRSIKGVTKSNGKATIGDPGRANMHGYEDSRSAFFDKKCNNLSTLGNNGPTHKKLYRHKSSSKALRDEKCKGKCVEREQVHKDEAGTASFEKLRDSDYNLLKAETAFWVLPVFEEETHIFQKDI; encoded by the exons ATGGATAACCAACAAGATAAGGCTGTTGTTGCCTCAGCCAATGGAGAAAACGCTCTGATTAATGGGGTCAAAGAAAATG attCAGAGGACCAAGATGTGGCAATGAAGTCATTTGCAGCTCTAGAAGCTGCTGCACCAATCCAGCCTATACCAGTGGTTCAAAAAGAGACCCTAATGTATCCCAGGggtctcctgcctctgccttctaAGAAACCCTGTATGCAGAGCCCCCCATCTCCTTTGGGCCTAATTGAAGCACCTGAGCATGCTGCTAATAGTGCTTCTGTGAATGCCATCTCCCTTACATCTGGTGTTACAAAAGGCCTGCATACATGGTCACTGCCCAGTGAATGTGAGAAAGCTCCATTTGCCATAATGGAGCCTGCAGGCATGTCAGCTCTGAATGGGGACTGCCTCATGCAGCCAAGTCGGACTTGTTTGGGCTGCTTCATGGAATCAAAGGATGCAGTAGATCCTGAGCCAGGGATCAGTCTGAAAGTTGGTGATCTAAATAAGGATTATGAAACCTGTGCAGTCTCTGATATAGGGATTCAGTGTATTAATGCTGGAGAAAGCATGAAATATGGAGAGCAGCTGCTTTCAGACCAGCTCCTAGGCTTCCCCCTGCACAAATCAAGGGCAGGGGAAAAACGAGAAGCTGAGAAATCTGACATCGACTTGGAGGATCCAGCTCAGAAAAGTTATTATGAGGCATTACTGTTAGACAAGTGTAATACAGAAGAGGCTTTGCTGGCAAATTCCAATCAAGATTGGGGTTACTTTGAGACTTTCATTAGTGAGAGTAAGATTGAACTGCTTGACCTCTGTTCCAAAAATGAGCTGTCCGTCAACTTATTCTCGGAAGAAGATGTGGATAACTACATGTTCGATGATGATGAGTCAACACTGGGCAGTGATGTCTGTTCCTTGAAAATTCGATATGAGTCCTTCCAGGACAATGTTCGAGACAAGACCACCCTTCTAATGCAGGAGGATGCCCAATTCAACTTTTTTCCCAGTGTCTTTACTACTTGCCCCAAACGAGAGTCTAAGAGTGGGGTTTTGAAGCAGAACAGCGATCTTTCCCAATTCAAGGTTCCTGATGTGAACATCATCTGGGGGGAGGAGGATAAAAACTTGGAcaagaagaaaggcaaagaagaggGACAGGAAGACAAGGGTgtagagaaaaaagatgaaaaggataATGGAGAAAAATTTGCCTTAAATAAACCATGCAGTGGGACTGAAGTAGGGCAATttaagaatccaaagcagggtcatCTTGCTAATTCCTTGGAGGCATCAGGGAATTTCAGTGATGACAGTTCCTTCATTGAGGTCTCTTATGATGCCATGGGGGAGATCAAGGACTGTAGCCGCTATATGGCTCGGGACACTAATTCTGGCAACTCCTCCTCCCAGCAGAACTATGGTCTACGAGCCAAGAGAAAAGTCAGGTACAGTGAAGATTATCTATATGACGTTGACTCACTAGAGGGTGAAAAAGTAAATGAGAGGAAGGAATGGTTGCCAGGTGGTTCCAAAGAGGAAGATGATGATGAATGGTGtcccaaaaagagaagaaaagtaaccCGTAAGGAGCCCCCTGttattatcaaatatatcatcATCAATCGCTTTAAAGGTGAGAAGAACATGCTGGTGAAGTTGGGTAGGGTAGATTCCAGTGAGACAACAGTGAATTTGAGTGAAAATCAGCTCAACAAATATGCCAAGCTTGCCCCCTTGAAGGGCTtctggcaaaagaagaaaaaacagagaaatagcAACATTGACTCCAACAAGACACCCTTAtgccaaaaacaaaactttgaacCAGGTAGCTTTGAGGTGTCATTCCTGCCACCTGCTCGCAAACGAAAATCTAAACTTGGCAACAGGCACAGGATTCAAAGAATCCCATCTGTGGAAACTTCAGCAAGTGGTAAGCAAATTTCATTCTGCAGTGATCAGAGGCAAGCTTGTACTCGTAAAGAAGATGGAGCCATGAAAGGTACACTAAAGTCAGCACCTCTGGCTGTCCCCAGCTGTGCAAATGGATCACATCTAAATGACATTACAGGCCCTGACTCAGTGAAAGTCAAAGCCCAAGATGCAGGATTTAAGGGGCCAGAGAGGAAAGTGCTcaacaaaatcaaatttaaaagtgAAGCCAGGTTAAAAtccaagaaaatcaaagctggtcAAGAAAGCAAGTCAGTTGTTCAAATGAGCCCTCTTTTGGAAGATCAATCATCTACACCTAATTTAAAGAATGAAGCTATTCCTGGGACTTCAAACAGTTCTCATCTATCTGAATTTCATGAGGCAAAGGTTGCCAAGAATTCTACTTTCTTACCAACCACCTGCTCTTCTGAAATGCCTCTATCATCTGCTAATGTTGCCACCAGTATACCTGTTATCCCTGGAGGGTATCTGCAGACATTGTTAGATGCTTCTGACTTGTCAAATAATACTGGTATATCATACTTTGCTCACCATTCTCCAGAGCAAAATGAAAGCAGCCTCActcaaacagaaaaatcatttgtgcCTCTTCAGCCTGCCCAGGACTGTGTGCTTTCCTCACCCTCTGAGTCTGAGCTACAGCAGTCATCCCAAAACTTCAAAATGGAATCAAACAACTATGGAAATGTGTGGCCCAACAAACCTACTTCTGGCCCCCAGGAATTCATGGCTGAAGTCTCAAGGGAGATAGCTCCAACACAATCTAATGAATTTGGAGTctcccaagtagtctccatggAAAATAACCTCACATCTACAACATACAATCGAATCTGCCTCAGTAGTGGTGGCAGTAATTGCAACAAGGTCCTATATGCCTCTGTACAAGACACTCAGCTCCCATCTGATGACTCTTATCAATTATGTCACTTTAATAATGGAGAGATATGCTTTCCTTTCCAGCAGGGCCCAGCCAATATGGATGATGATCGGCTCTTTAGCTTTGATTCAATGGCCCAACTCTCTGTCAACTCAAGCAATTATTGTTCCTTAAGCTTGAAGTCCTGTGAaaaggatggtgatgatgatattACTGATGACTTCCTGGCCCATTGCAGCCCCAAGCTGGTTATCCAGCAGAGCATTGATGAGATAACACCATTAAAGGAGTCCACTGACCTCCTGGATATCTCCAACTTCACTCCTGACAAATTCCGCCACTCTTCTCTCTCAGAAGTGTCCCCACCTGACACCCCCAGTCTTTCCCCTCAAATTACCAGATGTGAGAGTATTAAGACACTAGGAACACTGAAGGGGTTTCAAGAGGGTGTCCCAGGACCATTGGGCAACATGGAGAAAATCAAGTGGGACTGCAGTACCCTTTCACAGCAGGTCCAAGTGGATGATGGATTTACTTTAAATAACCATCAGTTTCAGTTCCATATGTTCAATGATGAGGATTCTGTCAGTCTTCTCCAAAAAACCCCTTGCTTATCAACATTTAATGATCCATCTGGTCAAATGAGTACTAACAACAAAGTgtcaaaatcaagaaagaaaagttcACCCAGCAAGAGTGGGGCTCTGAACCAAAGCTCTTCTCAGAAAAACACCAGGAAAAAATCTCTCAAAGCCAACAACAAAGGAATTGAAAAGCCACCTGGCAAAACCTCCCGCCAGGCCCCTAAGTcaacaaagaaagggaaatacatGGCTGCAATCaatggagagaaaatgcaagttGGCATTGGCCGTGGAGGAGGCCAAATCAACAACATATCCTCCACAGGAAAGACATTGACCGAATGTATCCAACACGGTGGCCCTGTGGCCTCTATGAAGATGCCAACTCAAAAGGGACTTTCTGGAGATTGGGCTCTGGGGAAGGAGAGTAACCCAGGATGGAGCGACATGAACATGAGCACGAACACCAATAGCCTCCTTGATGATGACCAACGGGAATTTCAAGAGCCTTCCTATATCTTGTCTAACATTGCCTCTGGTATGGCAGATGTGCAGAGGTTCATGATGGCCTCCATAGAGCCCCTTTGGGAACCCATGGAACACCATGGAGACCCCAACATATTCTACTCCCCTGAGTCCAAtagtctaaaattaaaaacccttAAAATATTGGCTGGGACACCACAGGAATCTAAGAAAAAGGTCAACAGTGGGTCCCCAGGAGGCACTAAGAATCACAGGTCCATCAAGGGTGTGACTAAAAGCAATGGGAAAGCAACAATAGGTGATCCTGGTCGTGCAAACATGCATGGTTATGAGGACTCTCGCTCTGCCTTCTTTGATAAAAAGTGTAATAACCTGAGCACTTTAGGCAATAATGGACCGACACACAAAAAGTTATATCGTCACAAATCCAGCTCCAAGGCCCTGAGAGATGAGAAGTGTAAGGGAAAGTGCGTGGAGCGAGAACAGGTCCACAAGGATGAGGCTGGGAcagcttcttttgaaaaactgAG GGATTCCGACTACAATCTCCTAAAAGCAGAAACAGCATTTTGGGTTTTACCTGTGTTTGAAGAAGAAACTCACATTTTCCAGAAAGACATTtga